A genomic region of Capra hircus breed San Clemente chromosome 19, ASM170441v1, whole genome shotgun sequence contains the following coding sequences:
- the GIT1 gene encoding ARF GTPase-activating protein GIT1 isoform X2, with protein MSRKGPRAEVCADCSAPDPGWASISRGVLVCDECCSVHRSLGRHISIVKHLRHSAWPPTLLQMVHTLASNGANSIWEHSLLDPAQVQSGRRKANPQDKVHPIKSEFIRAKYQMLAFVHKLPCRDDDGVTAKDLSKQLHSSVRTGNLETCLRLLSLGAQANFFHPEKGTTPLHVAAKAGQTLQAELLVVYGADPGSPDVNGRTPIDYARQAGHHELAERLVECQYELTDRLAFYLCGRKPDHKNGHYIIPQMADSLDLSELAKAAKKKLQALSNRLFEELAMDVYDEVDRRENDAVWLATQNHSTLVTERSAVPFLPVNPEYSATRNQGRQKLARFNAREFATLIIDILSEAKRRQQGKSLGSPTDNLELSARGQSDLDDQHDYDSVASDEDTDQEPLRSAGATRNNRARSMDSSDLSDGAVTLQEYLELKKALAASEAKVQQLMKVNSSLSDELRRLQREIHKLQAENLQIRQPPGPVPTPPLPSERAEHAPVGPGGSTHRRDRQAFSMYEPGSALKPFGGPPGDELTTRLQPFHSTELEDDAIYSVHVPAGLYRIRKGVSASAVPFTPSSPLLSCSQEGSRHTSKLSRHGSGADSDYENTQSGDPLLSLEGKRFLELGKEEDFHPELESLDGDLDPGLPSTEDVILKTEQVTKNIQELLRAAQEFKHDSFVPCSEKIHLAVTEMASLFPKRPALEPVRSSLRLLNASAYRLQSECRKTAPPEPGAPVDFQLLTQQVIQCAYDIAKAAKQLVTITTREKKQ; from the exons ATGTCCCGGAAGGGGCCGCGAGCGGAGGTGTGTGCGGACTGCAGCGCCCCGG ACCCCGGCTGGGCCTCCATCAGCAGGGGCGTGCTGGTGTGTGACGAGTGCTGCAGCGTGCACCGGAGTCTGGGACGCCACATCTCCATTGTCAAGCACCTCCGCCACAGCGCCTGGCCCCCCACCCTGCTGCAG ATGGTGCACACGCTCGCCAGCAACGGGGCCAACTCCATCTGGGAGCACTCCCTGCTGGACCCCGCGCAGGTGCAGAGCGGCCGGCGTAAAGCCAACCCCCAAGACAAAGTCCA CCCCATCAAGTCTGAGTTCATCAGGGCCAAGTACCAGATGCTGGCTTTTGTGCACAAGCTGCCCTGCCGGGATGATGATGGAGTCACCGCCAAAGACCTCAGCAAG CAACTGCACTCAAGCGTGCGAACGGGCAACCTGGAGACATGTCTGCGCCTGCTGTCCCTGGGCGCCCAGGCCAACTTCTTCCACCCCGAGAAGGGCACCACACCTCTGCATGTGGCTGCCAAGGCAGGTCAGACGCTACAGGCCGAGCTGCTTGTGGTATATGGGGCTGACCCTGGCTCCCCAGATGTTAACGGCCGTACACCCATTGATTATGCCAG GCAGGCGGGGCACCATGAGCTGGCGGAACGGCTAGTCGAGTGCCAGTACGAGCTCACTGACCGGTTGGCCTTCTATCTCTGTGGGCGCAAGCCGG atcACAAGAATGGGCATTACATCATCCCACAGATGGCAGACAG CCTGGACCTGTCCGAGCTGGCCAAAGCTGCCAAGAAGAAGCTGCAGGCG CTCAGCAACCGGCTTTTTGAAGAACTAGCCATGGATGTGTATGACGAGGTGGATCGAAGGGAAAATGATGCTG tgTGGCTGGCAACCCAGAACCACAGCACCCTGGTGACGGAGCGCAGCGCCGTGCCCTTCCTGCCCGTGAACCCTGAGTACTCAGCCACACGGAATCAG gggCGACAGAAGCTGGCCCGCTTCAACGCCCGGGAGTTTGCCACCTTGATCATCGACATCCTCAGCGAGGCCAAGAGGAGACAGCAGGGCAAGAGCCTGGGCAGCCCCACAG ACAACCTCGAGCTGTCCGCACGGGGCCAGAGCGACCTGGACGACCAGCACGACTACGACAGCGTGGCCTCGGACGAGGACACAGACCAGGAGCCCCTGCGCAGTGCCGGTGCCACGCGGAACAACCGAGCTCGG agcatggactccTCAGACCTGTCGGACGGGGCTGTGACGCTGCAGGAGTACCTGGAGTTGAAGAAGGCCCTGGCCGCCTCCGAGGCCAAGGTGCAGCAGCTCATGAAGGTCAACAGCAGCCTGAGTGATGAGCTCCGGAGGCTGCAGAGGGAG ATCCACAAGCTGCAGGCCGAGAACCTGCAGATCCGGCAGCCACCGGGGCCAGTGCCCACACCCCCTCTCCCCAGCGAGCGAGCCGAGCACGCACCCGTGGGGCCTGGCGGGAGCACCCACCGCAGGGACCGCCAGGCCTTTTCTATGTATGAACCAGGCTCCGCCCTGAAGCCCTTTGGGGGCCCGCCCGGGGACGAGCTCACTACCCGGCTCCAGCCTTTCCACAGCACC GAGCTGGAGGACGACGCCATCTATTCAGTGCACGTCCCTGCCGGCCTTTACCGG ATCCGGAAGGGGGTGTCGGCCTCAGCTGTGCCCttcactccctcctccccactgctGTCGTGCTCCCAGGAAGGAAGCCGCCACACG AGCAAGCTCTCCCGCCACGGCAGCGGCGCAGACAGTGACTATGAGAACACGCAAAGTGGGGACCCGCTGCTGAG CCTGGAAGGGAAGAGGTTTCTGGAGCTGGGCAAGGAAGAGGACTTCCACCCGGAGTTGGAAAGCCTGGATGGCGACCTCGACCCCGGGCTTCCCAGCACGGAGGATGTCATCCTGAAGACGGAGCAGGTCACCAAGAACATTCAGGAGCTACTGCGGGCAGCCCAGGAATTCAAGCACGACAG CTTCGTGCCCTGCTCAGAGAAGATCCATCTGGCTGTGACTGAGATGGCCTCTCTCTTCCCGAAG AGGCCCGCCCTGGAGCCCGTTCGGAGCTCCCTGCGGCTGCTCAACGCCAGCGCCTACCGGCTGCAGAGCGAGTGCAGAAAGACGGCGCCCCCGGAGCCCGGCGCCCCCGTGGACTTCCAGCTGCTGACTCAGCAGGTGATCCAGTGCGCCTACGACATCGCTAAGGCCGCCAAGCAGCTGGTCACCATCACCACCCGCGAGAAGAAGCAGTGA
- the GIT1 gene encoding ARF GTPase-activating protein GIT1 isoform X1 — protein sequence MSRKGPRAEVCADCSAPDPGWASISRGVLVCDECCSVHRSLGRHISIVKHLRHSAWPPTLLQMVHTLASNGANSIWEHSLLDPAQVQSGRRKANPQDKVHPIKSEFIRAKYQMLAFVHKLPCRDDDGVTAKDLSKQLHSSVRTGNLETCLRLLSLGAQANFFHPEKGTTPLHVAAKAGQTLQAELLVVYGADPGSPDVNGRTPIDYARQAGHHELAERLVECQYELTDRLAFYLCGRKPDHKNGHYIIPQMADRSRQKCMSQSLDLSELAKAAKKKLQALSNRLFEELAMDVYDEVDRRENDAVWLATQNHSTLVTERSAVPFLPVNPEYSATRNQGRQKLARFNAREFATLIIDILSEAKRRQQGKSLGSPTDNLELSARGQSDLDDQHDYDSVASDEDTDQEPLRSAGATRNNRARSMDSSDLSDGAVTLQEYLELKKALAASEAKVQQLMKVNSSLSDELRRLQREIHKLQAENLQIRQPPGPVPTPPLPSERAEHAPVGPGGSTHRRDRQAFSMYEPGSALKPFGGPPGDELTTRLQPFHSTELEDDAIYSVHVPAGLYRIRKGVSASAVPFTPSSPLLSCSQEGSRHTSKLSRHGSGADSDYENTQSGDPLLSLEGKRFLELGKEEDFHPELESLDGDLDPGLPSTEDVILKTEQVTKNIQELLRAAQEFKHDSFVPCSEKIHLAVTEMASLFPKRPALEPVRSSLRLLNASAYRLQSECRKTAPPEPGAPVDFQLLTQQVIQCAYDIAKAAKQLVTITTREKKQ from the exons ATGTCCCGGAAGGGGCCGCGAGCGGAGGTGTGTGCGGACTGCAGCGCCCCGG ACCCCGGCTGGGCCTCCATCAGCAGGGGCGTGCTGGTGTGTGACGAGTGCTGCAGCGTGCACCGGAGTCTGGGACGCCACATCTCCATTGTCAAGCACCTCCGCCACAGCGCCTGGCCCCCCACCCTGCTGCAG ATGGTGCACACGCTCGCCAGCAACGGGGCCAACTCCATCTGGGAGCACTCCCTGCTGGACCCCGCGCAGGTGCAGAGCGGCCGGCGTAAAGCCAACCCCCAAGACAAAGTCCA CCCCATCAAGTCTGAGTTCATCAGGGCCAAGTACCAGATGCTGGCTTTTGTGCACAAGCTGCCCTGCCGGGATGATGATGGAGTCACCGCCAAAGACCTCAGCAAG CAACTGCACTCAAGCGTGCGAACGGGCAACCTGGAGACATGTCTGCGCCTGCTGTCCCTGGGCGCCCAGGCCAACTTCTTCCACCCCGAGAAGGGCACCACACCTCTGCATGTGGCTGCCAAGGCAGGTCAGACGCTACAGGCCGAGCTGCTTGTGGTATATGGGGCTGACCCTGGCTCCCCAGATGTTAACGGCCGTACACCCATTGATTATGCCAG GCAGGCGGGGCACCATGAGCTGGCGGAACGGCTAGTCGAGTGCCAGTACGAGCTCACTGACCGGTTGGCCTTCTATCTCTGTGGGCGCAAGCCGG atcACAAGAATGGGCATTACATCATCCCACAGATGGCAGACAG ATCTCGGCAAAAGTGCATGTCTCAGAG CCTGGACCTGTCCGAGCTGGCCAAAGCTGCCAAGAAGAAGCTGCAGGCG CTCAGCAACCGGCTTTTTGAAGAACTAGCCATGGATGTGTATGACGAGGTGGATCGAAGGGAAAATGATGCTG tgTGGCTGGCAACCCAGAACCACAGCACCCTGGTGACGGAGCGCAGCGCCGTGCCCTTCCTGCCCGTGAACCCTGAGTACTCAGCCACACGGAATCAG gggCGACAGAAGCTGGCCCGCTTCAACGCCCGGGAGTTTGCCACCTTGATCATCGACATCCTCAGCGAGGCCAAGAGGAGACAGCAGGGCAAGAGCCTGGGCAGCCCCACAG ACAACCTCGAGCTGTCCGCACGGGGCCAGAGCGACCTGGACGACCAGCACGACTACGACAGCGTGGCCTCGGACGAGGACACAGACCAGGAGCCCCTGCGCAGTGCCGGTGCCACGCGGAACAACCGAGCTCGG agcatggactccTCAGACCTGTCGGACGGGGCTGTGACGCTGCAGGAGTACCTGGAGTTGAAGAAGGCCCTGGCCGCCTCCGAGGCCAAGGTGCAGCAGCTCATGAAGGTCAACAGCAGCCTGAGTGATGAGCTCCGGAGGCTGCAGAGGGAG ATCCACAAGCTGCAGGCCGAGAACCTGCAGATCCGGCAGCCACCGGGGCCAGTGCCCACACCCCCTCTCCCCAGCGAGCGAGCCGAGCACGCACCCGTGGGGCCTGGCGGGAGCACCCACCGCAGGGACCGCCAGGCCTTTTCTATGTATGAACCAGGCTCCGCCCTGAAGCCCTTTGGGGGCCCGCCCGGGGACGAGCTCACTACCCGGCTCCAGCCTTTCCACAGCACC GAGCTGGAGGACGACGCCATCTATTCAGTGCACGTCCCTGCCGGCCTTTACCGG ATCCGGAAGGGGGTGTCGGCCTCAGCTGTGCCCttcactccctcctccccactgctGTCGTGCTCCCAGGAAGGAAGCCGCCACACG AGCAAGCTCTCCCGCCACGGCAGCGGCGCAGACAGTGACTATGAGAACACGCAAAGTGGGGACCCGCTGCTGAG CCTGGAAGGGAAGAGGTTTCTGGAGCTGGGCAAGGAAGAGGACTTCCACCCGGAGTTGGAAAGCCTGGATGGCGACCTCGACCCCGGGCTTCCCAGCACGGAGGATGTCATCCTGAAGACGGAGCAGGTCACCAAGAACATTCAGGAGCTACTGCGGGCAGCCCAGGAATTCAAGCACGACAG CTTCGTGCCCTGCTCAGAGAAGATCCATCTGGCTGTGACTGAGATGGCCTCTCTCTTCCCGAAG AGGCCCGCCCTGGAGCCCGTTCGGAGCTCCCTGCGGCTGCTCAACGCCAGCGCCTACCGGCTGCAGAGCGAGTGCAGAAAGACGGCGCCCCCGGAGCCCGGCGCCCCCGTGGACTTCCAGCTGCTGACTCAGCAGGTGATCCAGTGCGCCTACGACATCGCTAAGGCCGCCAAGCAGCTGGTCACCATCACCACCCGCGAGAAGAAGCAGTGA
- the GIT1 gene encoding ARF GTPase-activating protein GIT1 isoform X3: MSRKGPRAEVCADCSAPDPGWASISRGVLVCDECCSVHRSLGRHISIVKHLRHSAWPPTLLQMVHTLASNGANSIWEHSLLDPAQVQSGRRKANPQDKVHPIKSEFIRAKYQMLAFVHKLPCRDDDGVTAKDLSKQLHSSVRTGNLETCLRLLSLGAQANFFHPEKGTTPLHVAAKAGQTLQAELLVVYGADPGSPDVNGRTPIDYARQAGHHELAERLVECQYELTDRLAFYLCGRKPDHKNGHYIIPQMADRSRQKCMSQSLDLSELAKAAKKKLQALSNRLFEELAMDVYDEVDRRENDAVWLATQNHSTLVTERSAVPFLPVNPEYSATRNQGRQKLARFNAREFATLIIDILSEAKRRQQGKSLGSPTDNLELSARGQSDLDDQHDYDSVASDEDTDQEPLRSAGATRNNRARSMDSSDLSDGAVTLQEYLELKKALAASEAKVQQLMKVNSSLSDELRRLQREIHKLQAENLQIRQPPGPVPTPPLPSERAEHAPVGPGGSTHRRDRQAFSMYEPGSALKPFGGPPGDELTTRLQPFHSTELEDDAIYSVHVPAGLYREGSRHTSKLSRHGSGADSDYENTQSGDPLLSLEGKRFLELGKEEDFHPELESLDGDLDPGLPSTEDVILKTEQVTKNIQELLRAAQEFKHDSFVPCSEKIHLAVTEMASLFPKRPALEPVRSSLRLLNASAYRLQSECRKTAPPEPGAPVDFQLLTQQVIQCAYDIAKAAKQLVTITTREKKQ; the protein is encoded by the exons ATGTCCCGGAAGGGGCCGCGAGCGGAGGTGTGTGCGGACTGCAGCGCCCCGG ACCCCGGCTGGGCCTCCATCAGCAGGGGCGTGCTGGTGTGTGACGAGTGCTGCAGCGTGCACCGGAGTCTGGGACGCCACATCTCCATTGTCAAGCACCTCCGCCACAGCGCCTGGCCCCCCACCCTGCTGCAG ATGGTGCACACGCTCGCCAGCAACGGGGCCAACTCCATCTGGGAGCACTCCCTGCTGGACCCCGCGCAGGTGCAGAGCGGCCGGCGTAAAGCCAACCCCCAAGACAAAGTCCA CCCCATCAAGTCTGAGTTCATCAGGGCCAAGTACCAGATGCTGGCTTTTGTGCACAAGCTGCCCTGCCGGGATGATGATGGAGTCACCGCCAAAGACCTCAGCAAG CAACTGCACTCAAGCGTGCGAACGGGCAACCTGGAGACATGTCTGCGCCTGCTGTCCCTGGGCGCCCAGGCCAACTTCTTCCACCCCGAGAAGGGCACCACACCTCTGCATGTGGCTGCCAAGGCAGGTCAGACGCTACAGGCCGAGCTGCTTGTGGTATATGGGGCTGACCCTGGCTCCCCAGATGTTAACGGCCGTACACCCATTGATTATGCCAG GCAGGCGGGGCACCATGAGCTGGCGGAACGGCTAGTCGAGTGCCAGTACGAGCTCACTGACCGGTTGGCCTTCTATCTCTGTGGGCGCAAGCCGG atcACAAGAATGGGCATTACATCATCCCACAGATGGCAGACAG ATCTCGGCAAAAGTGCATGTCTCAGAG CCTGGACCTGTCCGAGCTGGCCAAAGCTGCCAAGAAGAAGCTGCAGGCG CTCAGCAACCGGCTTTTTGAAGAACTAGCCATGGATGTGTATGACGAGGTGGATCGAAGGGAAAATGATGCTG tgTGGCTGGCAACCCAGAACCACAGCACCCTGGTGACGGAGCGCAGCGCCGTGCCCTTCCTGCCCGTGAACCCTGAGTACTCAGCCACACGGAATCAG gggCGACAGAAGCTGGCCCGCTTCAACGCCCGGGAGTTTGCCACCTTGATCATCGACATCCTCAGCGAGGCCAAGAGGAGACAGCAGGGCAAGAGCCTGGGCAGCCCCACAG ACAACCTCGAGCTGTCCGCACGGGGCCAGAGCGACCTGGACGACCAGCACGACTACGACAGCGTGGCCTCGGACGAGGACACAGACCAGGAGCCCCTGCGCAGTGCCGGTGCCACGCGGAACAACCGAGCTCGG agcatggactccTCAGACCTGTCGGACGGGGCTGTGACGCTGCAGGAGTACCTGGAGTTGAAGAAGGCCCTGGCCGCCTCCGAGGCCAAGGTGCAGCAGCTCATGAAGGTCAACAGCAGCCTGAGTGATGAGCTCCGGAGGCTGCAGAGGGAG ATCCACAAGCTGCAGGCCGAGAACCTGCAGATCCGGCAGCCACCGGGGCCAGTGCCCACACCCCCTCTCCCCAGCGAGCGAGCCGAGCACGCACCCGTGGGGCCTGGCGGGAGCACCCACCGCAGGGACCGCCAGGCCTTTTCTATGTATGAACCAGGCTCCGCCCTGAAGCCCTTTGGGGGCCCGCCCGGGGACGAGCTCACTACCCGGCTCCAGCCTTTCCACAGCACC GAGCTGGAGGACGACGCCATCTATTCAGTGCACGTCCCTGCCGGCCTTTACCGG GAAGGAAGCCGCCACACG AGCAAGCTCTCCCGCCACGGCAGCGGCGCAGACAGTGACTATGAGAACACGCAAAGTGGGGACCCGCTGCTGAG CCTGGAAGGGAAGAGGTTTCTGGAGCTGGGCAAGGAAGAGGACTTCCACCCGGAGTTGGAAAGCCTGGATGGCGACCTCGACCCCGGGCTTCCCAGCACGGAGGATGTCATCCTGAAGACGGAGCAGGTCACCAAGAACATTCAGGAGCTACTGCGGGCAGCCCAGGAATTCAAGCACGACAG CTTCGTGCCCTGCTCAGAGAAGATCCATCTGGCTGTGACTGAGATGGCCTCTCTCTTCCCGAAG AGGCCCGCCCTGGAGCCCGTTCGGAGCTCCCTGCGGCTGCTCAACGCCAGCGCCTACCGGCTGCAGAGCGAGTGCAGAAAGACGGCGCCCCCGGAGCCCGGCGCCCCCGTGGACTTCCAGCTGCTGACTCAGCAGGTGATCCAGTGCGCCTACGACATCGCTAAGGCCGCCAAGCAGCTGGTCACCATCACCACCCGCGAGAAGAAGCAGTGA